In Turicibacter sanguinis, a genomic segment contains:
- a CDS encoding conjugated bile salt MFS transporter, with the protein MKQTISNSSIDRKKYFIIFVCMFIQAIPFGIAQNIQPLFVPYVVEKFHFSLASFSLIFTFGAVASAIFSPFLGKLFGKVNIKLLFIIGTALSSLAFVGFGFAKSLPEFYLYSGIQQVGCVLFSGLGVPYVINNWFPNKGRGKALGIAFSGGSIGNIFLQQLTSQSLAAQGPSASYMMFGLLSLLVSLPVILLFIRLPKEVEESKSETEAVNPLIEDEGLTAAEVRKNKYFWIFAVGYAIMAIAISALSTQYATYFTGELHFSATLVGTLGSVFAACCLIGNIGGGVLFDKFATFKTMFIAMLLQIIAILAMLLAEYIPIAAFLFSIGYGLNVYSYMSAPAFMASDVFGKKEASVKLGIISLAFAVGFAAGSSLFGMIVDQVSFTAAWITLLGCTVFGYSLLLTGIKGYKNKSLS; encoded by the coding sequence ATGAAGCAAACAATTAGTAATTCATCAATAGATAGAAAAAAATATTTTATTATTTTTGTCTGTATGTTTATTCAAGCGATTCCTTTTGGAATTGCTCAAAATATTCAACCACTTTTTGTTCCATATGTGGTTGAAAAATTTCATTTTTCACTAGCTTCTTTTAGTTTAATTTTCACATTTGGTGCAGTTGCATCTGCTATTTTCTCACCATTTTTAGGGAAATTATTTGGAAAAGTTAATATTAAATTATTATTTATTATAGGGACAGCCTTATCAAGCTTAGCCTTTGTTGGTTTTGGTTTTGCAAAATCGTTACCTGAATTTTATTTATATTCTGGAATTCAACAAGTAGGATGTGTCTTATTTTCGGGATTAGGTGTTCCTTATGTTATTAATAACTGGTTTCCAAATAAAGGACGTGGGAAAGCATTAGGAATTGCCTTCTCTGGTGGATCAATCGGTAATATCTTTTTACAACAATTGACATCACAATCATTAGCAGCTCAAGGACCTTCTGCTTCATATATGATGTTTGGACTTCTTTCTTTATTAGTTAGCTTACCTGTTATTTTACTCTTTATCCGTTTACCTAAAGAAGTAGAAGAGTCTAAAAGTGAAACAGAAGCAGTTAATCCTTTAATTGAAGATGAAGGATTAACTGCAGCAGAAGTAAGAAAAAATAAATATTTTTGGATTTTTGCTGTCGGATATGCAATTATGGCGATTGCTATCTCAGCATTAAGTACACAATATGCGACTTACTTTACAGGAGAATTACATTTTAGTGCAACACTAGTCGGAACACTTGGTTCTGTATTTGCCGCTTGTTGCTTGATTGGAAATATCGGTGGTGGAGTTTTATTTGATAAATTTGCAACTTTTAAAACAATGTTTATTGCCATGCTTTTACAAATTATTGCTATTCTCGCGATGTTATTAGCAGAATATATTCCAATAGCAGCTTTCTTATTTTCAATCGGTTATGGATTAAATGTTTACTCGTATATGTCTGCACCTGCATTTATGGCGAGTGATGTCTTTGGTAAAAAAGAAGCCAGTGTTAAATTAGGAATTATTAGTTTAGCATTTGCGGTTGGATTTGCTGCAGGGTCAAGTTTATTTGGAATGATTGTAGATCAAGTCAGCTTTACCGCTGCATGGATTACTTTACTAGGATGTACAGTATTTGGATATTCGTTATTATTAACTGGAATTAAAGGATATAAAAATAAATCTTTATCATAG